In Neorhizobium sp. NCHU2750, a single genomic region encodes these proteins:
- the serB gene encoding phosphoserine phosphatase SerB, producing the protein MAFVATLIAHPSNPVLTPAIAEKAAEAVKASGLYWLADGIACDIALRDGEDVAAAEAALRELTTGQPIDTVVQQAETRRKQFLIADMDSTMIGQECIDELADVVGLKDKVAGITARAMNGEIAFEPALRERVALLKGLPISVVDEVIAKRITLTSGGSELIATMRAKGYHSALVSGGFTVFTSRIAAMLGFDENRANILIEKDGFLTGEVAEPILGKQAKVDALEEISARLGITPEDVIAVGDGANDLGMLGIAGSGVALHAKPSVAAEAKIRIDHGDLTALLYIQGYRKSDFVTAG; encoded by the coding sequence ATGGCTTTCGTTGCCACGCTCATCGCCCATCCGTCAAATCCGGTCCTCACGCCGGCCATCGCAGAGAAGGCGGCAGAGGCCGTGAAAGCCTCGGGTCTCTACTGGCTTGCGGACGGCATCGCCTGCGATATTGCCCTGCGCGACGGCGAGGATGTCGCAGCCGCGGAGGCAGCCTTGCGTGAACTGACCACGGGGCAGCCGATCGACACCGTCGTGCAGCAGGCCGAAACCCGTCGCAAGCAATTTCTCATCGCCGACATGGATTCCACCATGATCGGCCAGGAATGCATCGACGAGCTCGCCGACGTCGTTGGCCTGAAGGACAAGGTGGCCGGCATCACCGCCCGTGCCATGAACGGCGAGATCGCCTTCGAACCGGCCCTGCGCGAGCGCGTCGCACTCCTGAAAGGCCTGCCGATTTCCGTCGTCGACGAAGTCATCGCCAAACGGATCACGCTGACCTCGGGCGGCAGCGAACTGATCGCCACGATGAGGGCCAAGGGCTATCACTCGGCGCTCGTATCAGGTGGCTTCACCGTCTTCACCAGCCGCATCGCCGCCATGCTCGGCTTCGACGAGAACCGCGCCAACATCCTGATCGAGAAGGATGGTTTCCTGACCGGCGAAGTGGCCGAGCCAATCCTCGGCAAGCAGGCGAAGGTCGATGCGCTCGAAGAGATTTCGGCAAGGCTCGGCATAACGCCCGAGGATGTCATTGCGGTGGGTGACGGCGCCAACGATCTCGGCATGCTCGGCATTGCCGGTTCCGGCGTAGCTCTTCATGCCAAGCCGAGCGTTGCCGCCGAAGCGAAAATCCGTATCGACCATGGCGATCTGACCGCCCTCCTCTATATCCAGGGCTACAGGAAGAGCGATTTCGTAACCGCCGGGTAA